One window from the genome of Methylomarinovum caldicuralii encodes:
- a CDS encoding copper resistance CopC family protein, producing MRALFLAFLMAFAALPATAWAHAVVVRSSLDRQAPVPGRATEVHLFFNSDVEPLLSIVYLVSSGDRKQSLELRHGPKPGELIIALPPLTPGEYALQYKVFAADGHITEDVLKFNVPGE from the coding sequence ATGCGCGCGCTTTTCCTTGCTTTCCTCATGGCTTTCGCGGCCCTGCCCGCCACCGCCTGGGCCCACGCGGTCGTGGTCCGCTCCTCTCTGGACCGGCAGGCGCCGGTACCGGGCCGGGCCACCGAAGTCCATCTGTTCTTCAATTCCGACGTGGAGCCGCTGTTGTCCATCGTCTATCTGGTCAGCTCCGGTGACCGCAAACAATCCCTGGAACTGCGCCACGGCCCCAAACCCGGGGAGCTGATCATCGCCCTGCCGCCGCTGACGCCGGGGGAATACGCCCTGCAGTACAAGGTCTTCGCCGCCGACGGCCACATCACCGAAGACGTCCTCAAGTTCAACGTCCCTGGGGAATAG
- a CDS encoding DUF99 family protein, translated as MTIPTHIAGFDDMPFPPGHRGDVGVIGTVFTAARLDGVLLTKIRRDGANSTRRIAAAIRDSRFHGHLQLVMLQGIALAGFNVVDIWELHRETGLPVLVVCRKRPDYAAIRRALLTRVPGGKRKWRLIQRAGDMEALEGIYVQRAGLAQETAAAVIRATAIHSRIPEPLRTSHIIATGLSPWGGRQRV; from the coding sequence ATGACCATCCCCACCCACATCGCCGGCTTCGACGACATGCCCTTCCCGCCCGGACACCGCGGCGATGTCGGCGTCATCGGCACGGTTTTCACCGCCGCCCGCCTCGACGGCGTTTTGCTGACCAAGATCCGCCGTGACGGGGCCAACAGCACCCGGCGGATCGCGGCGGCGATCCGGGACTCGCGTTTCCACGGCCATCTGCAGCTGGTCATGCTGCAGGGAATCGCCCTGGCCGGCTTCAACGTCGTCGATATCTGGGAACTCCACCGCGAGACCGGTCTTCCGGTACTGGTCGTGTGCCGCAAACGCCCTGACTACGCCGCGATCCGCCGGGCGCTGTTGACGCGCGTCCCCGGAGGAAAACGCAAGTGGCGCCTGATTCAGCGGGCCGGTGACATGGAAGCGCTGGAAGGGATCTACGTGCAACGGGCCGGTCTGGCGCAGGAAACCGCAGCCGCCGTCATCCGCGCGACCGCGATCCATAGCCGGATTCCCGAGCCCCTGCGGACCAGCCACATCATCGCCACGGGCCTGAGCCCGTGGGGCGGACGCCAACGGGTTTAG
- a CDS encoding copper resistance D family protein — MPETIQPAIAVGGLEGLANFLDDLMGGFTLISFALSLGALLWSRWILEPVVPESAVKDRLTRYSLQWLYIGAFALAASHAVALIAKGWVLKETLGVLPWGAYLGTVQFKAGFIRMVLAFALGFAGRSLISHPHDPLRWHLTWGLMAAITVCGAWLTHGVGRFEARALLMIMTVIHQVAGALWFGGVIQLVVFWRVLQKAPDLKPYWPRVLRRFSSWGALAVFSLLVTGIPLAWHYIDSLTALIGTGYGSLLLTKIALMLGALGLAWLNYRAGKRWEQQGDDPALYRTIPHLIEAESFLLVSALFVAATLSSQPPATDIPQLTASAEEVWHMFSPKWPTLTSPSHEALLVGEAQRATIVGKEAPVAATEWSNFNHNVSGLFLTVMALTALAGYGFRWRWARYWPVGFIALGIFLFFRSDAQAWPLGPLGFWESTFGDGEILQHRLATLLVLVLGGLETRARTSLKAAHLRYLFPILCAVGGILLLTHAHGGFELKTEYLIQSTHTVMGLLAIFMAAGRWLELKLEPPAATWAGIASMTSMLLIGLILMFYDEPLY; from the coding sequence ATGCCGGAAACCATTCAACCTGCCATCGCCGTCGGCGGCCTGGAGGGGCTGGCCAACTTCCTCGACGATCTAATGGGGGGATTCACCCTCATCAGCTTCGCCCTGTCCCTGGGTGCCCTGCTGTGGAGCCGCTGGATCCTGGAACCGGTGGTGCCGGAAAGCGCGGTCAAGGACCGGCTGACCCGCTACAGCCTGCAATGGCTCTACATCGGCGCCTTCGCCCTGGCGGCCAGCCATGCGGTGGCCCTGATCGCCAAGGGCTGGGTGCTGAAGGAAACCCTAGGCGTGCTGCCCTGGGGGGCCTATCTGGGAACGGTCCAGTTCAAGGCCGGCTTCATTCGCATGGTGCTGGCCTTTGCCCTGGGGTTCGCCGGCCGCAGCCTGATTTCCCACCCCCATGATCCGCTGCGCTGGCACCTGACCTGGGGGCTGATGGCGGCGATCACCGTCTGCGGCGCCTGGCTGACCCACGGCGTCGGCCGCTTCGAGGCCCGCGCCCTGCTGATGATCATGACCGTGATCCACCAGGTGGCCGGCGCCCTGTGGTTCGGGGGCGTGATTCAGCTCGTTGTCTTCTGGCGCGTGCTGCAGAAGGCGCCGGATCTGAAACCCTACTGGCCACGGGTGCTCCGCCGCTTCTCCAGCTGGGGGGCGCTGGCGGTGTTCAGTCTGCTGGTGACCGGCATTCCCCTGGCGTGGCACTACATTGACAGCCTCACCGCCCTGATCGGCACCGGCTACGGCAGCCTGCTGCTGACCAAGATCGCCCTGATGCTGGGGGCGCTGGGACTGGCCTGGCTCAATTACCGGGCCGGAAAACGCTGGGAACAGCAGGGCGACGATCCGGCCCTGTACCGCACCATCCCCCACTTGATCGAGGCGGAATCCTTCCTGCTGGTGAGCGCCCTGTTCGTGGCCGCCACCCTGTCGAGCCAGCCGCCGGCCACCGACATCCCCCAGCTGACCGCCTCGGCGGAAGAAGTCTGGCACATGTTCAGTCCCAAGTGGCCGACCCTGACCTCCCCCAGCCACGAGGCGCTGCTGGTCGGCGAAGCGCAGCGCGCCACCATCGTCGGCAAGGAAGCCCCCGTCGCCGCGACCGAATGGTCCAACTTCAATCACAACGTCTCCGGCCTGTTTCTGACCGTCATGGCCCTGACCGCCCTGGCCGGTTACGGCTTCCGCTGGCGCTGGGCCCGCTACTGGCCTGTAGGCTTCATCGCCCTGGGCATCTTCCTGTTCTTCCGCTCCGACGCCCAGGCCTGGCCCCTGGGACCGCTGGGATTCTGGGAAAGCACCTTCGGCGACGGGGAAATCCTGCAGCACCGGCTCGCCACCCTCCTGGTTCTGGTGCTCGGCGGCCTGGAGACCCGCGCCCGCACCAGCCTGAAGGCCGCGCACTTGCGCTACCTGTTCCCGATCCTGTGTGCGGTGGGCGGCATCCTGCTGCTGACCCACGCCCACGGCGGCTTCGAGCTCAAGACCGAATATCTGATCCAGTCCACCCATACGGTCATGGGCCTGCTGGCGATCTTCATGGCCGCCGGCCGCTGGCTGGAACTGAAGCTGGAACCGCCAGCTGCCACCTGGGCCGGGATCGCGTCGATGACTTCGATGCTGCTGATCGGCCTGATCCTGATGTTCTACGATGAGCCCCTCTACTGA
- a CDS encoding ABC transporter substrate-binding protein: protein MVSMVKRGFVAAGLALWGLSAWSEAQAPAPVPATAETVTQAEATPVIKRLNQVLLEAMRRGKALGYQGRYHLLAPVLREIYDFRTISRYVLGSHWKQLSETQRQQMIDRMSRYGIAAYAAQFDEYNGETFRIVEEKPFRERFRLVKAVLEVPDGDDVEFTYVLRRTKDGWKIIDVRYDGVSDLALKRSQFAKILQEEGFEALLAKLDEKIADYAKEKKAQG, encoded by the coding sequence ATGGTTTCGATGGTCAAGCGAGGGTTCGTGGCAGCCGGGCTGGCGCTGTGGGGCTTGTCGGCCTGGAGCGAGGCCCAGGCACCGGCTCCAGTGCCGGCAACGGCCGAAACCGTAACTCAGGCCGAGGCGACGCCGGTCATCAAGCGTCTGAACCAGGTTCTGCTCGAAGCCATGCGCCGCGGCAAGGCGCTGGGTTACCAAGGCCGTTACCATCTGTTGGCGCCGGTATTGCGGGAGATCTACGATTTCCGCACCATTTCCCGTTACGTGCTTGGAAGCCATTGGAAGCAACTGAGCGAGACCCAGCGGCAGCAGATGATCGATCGCATGAGCCGATACGGAATCGCCGCCTATGCCGCCCAGTTCGACGAATACAACGGCGAGACTTTCCGGATCGTGGAGGAAAAGCCGTTCCGCGAGCGCTTCCGCCTGGTCAAGGCGGTGCTGGAGGTGCCCGATGGCGACGACGTCGAATTCACCTACGTGCTGCGGCGGACCAAGGACGGCTGGAAAATCATCGATGTCCGCTACGACGGCGTCAGCGACCTGGCCCTCAAACGCAGCCAGTTCGCCAAGATTCTTCAGGAGGAAGGCTTCGAGGCGCTGCTGGCCAAACTCGACGAAAAGATCGCCGATTACGCCAAGGAGAAAAAGGCCCAGGGTTGA
- a CDS encoding aspartate aminotransferase family protein produces the protein MTLKLADLIATRRRENFTLHEQYLNPQMVRVLRTIGYDRVYTRAEGPYLFDDQGNRYLDLLSGFGVFALGRNHPTVKAILKEVLDLDLPDLVQMDVSLLAGVLAEKLVERTPEPLTRLFFCNSGAEAVEAAIKFARYTTGRSRILYCEHAFHGLTMGALSLNGEEIFRQGFGPLLPDCDPIPFNDLEALERALKAKETAAFIVEPIQGKGVNLPDDDYLAEAARLCHRHGALFVADEIQTGLGRTGRLWAIDHWNVEPDMLLMAKALSGGFVPVGAVAMTRRIMDKVFNRMDRAVVHGSTFSKNNMAMAAGLATLEVLESEHLMENAARQGEALLAELGALVDRYEFFHQVRGKGLMLALEFGKPESFKLKTAWNLLETANKGLFSQMVTIPLFKKHRILSQVAGHGMNVVKFLPPLVIGDDDRRWIVTAMDDVLADCHQVPGAIWDLGRTLAGHALKARKSA, from the coding sequence ATGACACTGAAACTCGCCGATCTGATCGCAACCCGACGCCGGGAAAATTTCACCCTTCACGAACAGTATCTCAACCCCCAGATGGTGCGGGTTCTGCGCACCATCGGCTACGACCGGGTCTACACCCGGGCCGAGGGCCCCTACCTGTTCGACGACCAGGGCAACCGCTACCTCGATCTCCTCAGCGGTTTCGGGGTTTTCGCCCTCGGACGCAACCACCCCACGGTCAAGGCGATCCTCAAGGAAGTGCTGGATCTGGACCTGCCGGATCTGGTGCAGATGGACGTCTCCCTGCTGGCCGGGGTGCTGGCGGAGAAACTGGTCGAGCGCACCCCCGAGCCCCTGACCCGCCTGTTCTTCTGCAACTCAGGTGCCGAGGCGGTGGAGGCAGCGATCAAGTTCGCCCGCTACACCACCGGCCGCAGCCGCATCCTCTACTGCGAACACGCCTTCCACGGCCTGACCATGGGGGCCCTGTCCCTCAACGGCGAGGAAATCTTCCGCCAGGGATTCGGCCCCCTGCTGCCGGACTGCGACCCGATCCCCTTCAACGATCTGGAGGCCCTGGAGCGGGCCCTCAAAGCGAAGGAAACCGCCGCCTTCATCGTCGAGCCCATCCAGGGCAAGGGGGTCAACCTGCCCGACGACGATTATCTGGCCGAGGCCGCGCGCCTGTGCCACCGCCACGGCGCCCTGTTCGTGGCCGACGAGATCCAGACCGGCCTGGGCCGCACCGGCAGACTGTGGGCCATCGACCACTGGAACGTGGAACCGGACATGCTGCTGATGGCCAAGGCCCTGTCCGGCGGTTTCGTGCCGGTGGGGGCGGTGGCGATGACCCGCCGGATCATGGACAAGGTCTTCAACCGCATGGACCGGGCGGTGGTGCACGGTTCCACCTTCTCCAAGAACAACATGGCCATGGCCGCAGGTCTGGCGACCCTGGAGGTGCTGGAAAGCGAGCATCTGATGGAGAACGCCGCCCGCCAGGGGGAGGCGCTGCTGGCGGAACTGGGCGCGCTGGTGGACCGTTACGAATTCTTCCACCAGGTCCGCGGCAAGGGGCTGATGCTGGCGCTGGAATTCGGCAAACCCGAAAGCTTCAAGCTCAAGACCGCCTGGAACCTGCTGGAAACCGCCAACAAGGGCCTGTTCAGCCAGATGGTGACCATTCCCCTGTTCAAGAAGCACCGCATCCTGAGTCAGGTGGCCGGCCACGGCATGAACGTGGTCAAGTTCCTGCCGCCGCTGGTCATCGGCGACGACGACCGGCGCTGGATCGTCACGGCCATGGACGACGTCCTCGCCGACTGCCATCAGGTTCCCGGCGCCATCTGGGATCTGGGCAGGACCCTGGCCGGTCACGCCCTCAAGGCCCGAAAATCCGCCTGA
- the groL gene encoding chaperonin GroEL (60 kDa chaperone family; promotes refolding of misfolded polypeptides especially under stressful conditions; forms two stacked rings of heptamers to form a barrel-shaped 14mer; ends can be capped by GroES; misfolded proteins enter the barrel where they are refolded when GroES binds), whose product MAAKQILFSEDARHRMLAGVNVLAEAVKQTLGPKGRNVVLEKSFGAPTVTKDGVSVAKELELKDKFENMGAQMVKEVASQTSDVAGDGTTTATVLAQAILNEGLKGVAAGMNPMDLKRGIDKAVHAAVEELQKLSVPCTDTKAISQVGAISANNDEAIGRLIAEAMEKVGKEGVITVEEGSGLENELDVVEGMQFDRGYLSPYFITNQETMSVELENPFILIHDKKISSIRDLLPVLEAVAKAGRPLLIIAEDVEGEALATLVVNNMRGILKACAVKAPGFGDRRKAMLEDIAILTGGTVISEELGMSLDKATLDQMGTAKKVVVTKEDTTIIDGAGSKEQIEARIKQIRAQIDEATSDYDREKLQERLAKLAGGVAVIKVGAATEVEMKEKKARVEDALHATRAAVEEGIVPGGGVALVRIQQKIKDLKGANHDQDVGIQIALKAMEAPLRQIVENAGEEGSVVYNKVAEGSGNFGYNAATGEYGDMIEMGILDPAKVTRTALQNAASVSGLLLTTEAMVAEIPKEEKAPAAAPDMEEF is encoded by the coding sequence ATGGCAGCGAAACAGATTCTGTTCTCTGAAGATGCCCGTCACCGCATGCTGGCCGGTGTCAACGTGCTGGCCGAAGCCGTCAAGCAGACCCTGGGCCCCAAAGGCCGCAACGTGGTGCTGGAAAAGAGCTTCGGCGCCCCGACCGTCACCAAGGATGGCGTCTCCGTAGCCAAGGAGCTCGAGCTGAAGGACAAGTTCGAGAACATGGGGGCGCAGATGGTCAAGGAAGTTGCCTCCCAGACCTCCGACGTGGCCGGTGACGGGACCACCACCGCCACGGTGCTGGCCCAGGCCATCCTCAACGAAGGCCTGAAGGGCGTGGCCGCCGGCATGAACCCGATGGACCTGAAGCGCGGCATCGACAAGGCTGTGCACGCCGCTGTCGAGGAGCTGCAGAAGCTTTCCGTCCCCTGCACCGACACCAAGGCCATCTCCCAAGTGGGCGCCATCTCCGCCAACAACGACGAGGCGATCGGCAGGCTGATCGCCGAGGCGATGGAAAAGGTCGGCAAGGAAGGGGTGATCACCGTCGAGGAAGGCTCAGGCCTGGAGAACGAGCTCGACGTGGTGGAAGGGATGCAGTTCGACCGCGGCTATCTGTCGCCGTACTTCATCACCAACCAGGAAACCATGAGCGTGGAGCTGGAGAATCCTTTCATCCTGATCCATGACAAGAAGATCTCCAGCATCCGCGACCTGCTGCCGGTGCTTGAAGCGGTGGCCAAGGCCGGCCGTCCGCTGCTGATCATCGCCGAGGACGTGGAAGGCGAGGCCCTGGCGACCCTGGTGGTCAACAACATGCGCGGCATCCTCAAGGCCTGTGCGGTCAAGGCGCCGGGATTCGGCGACCGCCGCAAGGCCATGCTGGAAGACATCGCCATCCTCACCGGCGGCACCGTGATTTCCGAGGAACTGGGCATGAGCCTGGACAAGGCCACCCTGGATCAGATGGGTACCGCCAAGAAGGTCGTGGTCACCAAGGAAGACACCACCATCATCGACGGCGCCGGCAGCAAGGAGCAGATCGAAGCCCGGATCAAGCAGATCCGCGCCCAGATCGACGAGGCCACCTCCGACTACGACCGTGAGAAGCTGCAGGAACGCCTGGCCAAGCTGGCCGGCGGGGTGGCGGTGATCAAGGTCGGGGCGGCCACCGAAGTGGAGATGAAGGAAAAGAAGGCACGCGTGGAAGACGCCCTGCACGCCACCCGCGCTGCGGTGGAAGAAGGCATCGTGCCCGGCGGTGGCGTGGCCCTGGTGCGGATCCAGCAGAAGATCAAGGATCTCAAGGGCGCCAATCACGATCAGGATGTGGGCATCCAGATCGCCCTCAAGGCGATGGAAGCCCCGCTGCGTCAGATTGTCGAGAACGCCGGCGAGGAAGGCTCGGTGGTCTACAACAAGGTCGCCGAAGGCAGCGGCAACTTTGGTTACAACGCCGCCACCGGCGAATACGGCGACATGATCGAGATGGGCATTCTCGATCCGGCCAAGGTGACCCGGACCGCGCTGCAGAACGCCGCTTCCGTGTCCGGTCTGCTGCTGACCACCGAAGCGATGGTGGCGGAGATCCCCAAGGAGGAAAAGGCGCCGGCCGCAGCGCCGGACATGGAGGAATTCTGA
- a CDS encoding MMPL family transporter — MIPTRLDRVLSIARWSQRHPLWTLALLFLAAALSGLYAATHLEVNTDTDKMLNPKLPFMQKRFELERLFPQDKRAILLMVESPVPEVSEAAARRLKALLSPHKDTIASVYLPTAHPFFDRYGLLYLDTPKLERLANDLARAQPFIARLYEDFSLGSLLRLLVKALQHQTEMPVKLDPVAGRLATAIEAQLENRPYLLSWSDLLFQPEREIGHTLHFVVVSPVLDFERMLPAEKTIATILGAIAQVRTLDGIPVRVRMTGEPVLEYEEMLSITHGTEVAGLVSLVLVCLALLLSFRSWKLALATLITLVLGLLFSMGFAAVSVGSLNMISIAFAVLYIGMGVDYATHLALRYREYLLEDRTPGEALWHSVKSVSPALLLCALTTALALYAFIPTPYQGISELGLIAGSSMFIVVFVTLTAMPALLSLMHLEAVSHWRRRRTLFLSPQLAQFPYRHSSGIKRLTFFLALAALGALCAIRVDFNPINLRDPNSESVKTFKELLQRKEASPMFLTALAENPAETRLLEQRFEQFPVVEAAVSIFDLIPQDQEDKLAVIDEIALILGPQLEQPLDARGGQTRLEDLENFQAELARPAATKALAPETRARLETALDRFLSVCRRLDAADCRRQIEQLQFRVLATFPRVMEKLRLGLTAAPLESDDLPEDIRSRWISPSGIYRIDVLPAKDMNVLDNMREFVHEVRNAYPDITGLPVIYIESMAVIIASFKQAFASAVVLISGLLLLLLRNGRDTFLVLLPLGLGALLTGAAMAVLDLPFNYANVIVLPLLFGLGVDNGIHMIHRMHQLPTGDSILTTSTARGIFFSALTTLFSFASLGFVSHAGIASIGQLLTVGLILNLLCTFFVLPAFAATTAETRP, encoded by the coding sequence ATGATCCCCACCCGCCTCGACCGCGTTCTCTCTATCGCCCGCTGGTCCCAGCGCCATCCGCTGTGGACGCTGGCGCTGCTGTTTCTGGCCGCGGCCCTGAGCGGCTTATACGCCGCCACCCACCTGGAGGTGAACACCGATACCGACAAGATGCTCAATCCGAAGCTGCCCTTCATGCAGAAACGCTTCGAGCTGGAACGGCTGTTTCCCCAGGACAAGCGCGCCATCCTGCTCATGGTGGAATCCCCGGTCCCCGAGGTCAGCGAAGCCGCCGCGCGCCGGCTCAAGGCGCTGCTGTCTCCGCACAAGGACACGATCGCCTCGGTCTATCTGCCCACCGCCCACCCCTTTTTCGACCGCTACGGCCTGCTCTATCTGGATACCCCCAAGCTGGAGCGGCTGGCCAACGACCTGGCCCGGGCCCAGCCCTTCATCGCCCGGCTCTACGAGGATTTCAGTCTGGGCAGCCTGCTGCGCCTGCTGGTGAAAGCGCTGCAACACCAGACGGAGATGCCGGTGAAACTGGACCCCGTCGCCGGCCGTCTCGCCACCGCCATCGAAGCCCAGCTGGAAAACCGCCCTTACCTGCTGTCCTGGAGCGATCTGCTGTTCCAGCCCGAACGGGAGATCGGCCATACCCTGCACTTTGTGGTCGTCTCCCCCGTGCTCGACTTCGAGCGCATGCTGCCGGCGGAAAAAACGATCGCAACCATCCTCGGAGCGATCGCCCAGGTCCGCACCCTCGACGGCATTCCCGTGCGCGTCCGCATGACCGGCGAACCGGTGCTGGAATACGAAGAGATGCTGAGCATCACCCACGGCACCGAAGTGGCTGGTCTGGTTTCCCTCGTGCTGGTCTGCCTGGCGCTGCTGCTCAGTTTCCGTTCCTGGAAACTGGCCCTGGCCACCCTGATCACCCTGGTGCTCGGCCTGCTCTTCTCCATGGGTTTCGCCGCCGTCAGCGTCGGCTCCCTCAACATGATCTCCATCGCCTTCGCGGTGCTCTACATCGGCATGGGCGTCGATTACGCCACCCATCTGGCGCTGCGCTACCGCGAATACCTGCTCGAGGACCGCACTCCCGGCGAGGCCCTGTGGCACAGCGTCAAAAGCGTCTCCCCGGCGCTGCTGCTATGCGCCCTGACCACCGCCCTGGCGCTCTACGCTTTCATTCCCACCCCTTACCAGGGCATCTCGGAACTGGGCCTCATCGCCGGTTCCAGCATGTTCATCGTCGTCTTCGTCACCCTGACGGCGATGCCGGCGCTGCTCAGTCTCATGCACCTGGAAGCAGTAAGCCACTGGCGCCGGCGCCGGACCCTGTTCCTGTCCCCGCAGCTGGCCCAGTTTCCCTATCGCCACTCCTCAGGAATCAAGCGTCTGACCTTTTTCCTGGCGCTCGCCGCTTTGGGAGCGCTGTGCGCCATCCGCGTGGACTTCAATCCCATCAACCTGCGCGACCCCAACAGCGAATCGGTCAAGACCTTCAAGGAACTGCTGCAGCGCAAGGAAGCCTCTCCCATGTTCCTGACCGCCCTGGCGGAAAACCCGGCCGAAACCCGGCTCCTGGAACAGCGTTTCGAGCAATTTCCGGTGGTGGAAGCGGCCGTGTCGATCTTCGACCTGATCCCCCAGGATCAGGAGGACAAGCTGGCCGTCATCGACGAAATAGCGTTGATCCTGGGGCCGCAACTGGAGCAGCCTCTCGACGCCCGCGGCGGCCAAACCCGCCTGGAAGATCTGGAGAACTTCCAGGCCGAACTGGCCCGCCCCGCCGCCACCAAGGCCCTGGCTCCTGAAACCCGCGCCCGGCTGGAGACCGCCCTGGACCGTTTCCTGAGTGTGTGCCGCCGGCTCGATGCGGCGGACTGCCGCCGGCAGATCGAGCAGCTCCAGTTCCGCGTCCTGGCCACATTCCCGCGGGTGATGGAGAAACTGCGTCTGGGACTGACCGCCGCACCCCTGGAAAGCGACGATCTGCCGGAGGACATCCGCAGCCGCTGGATCAGCCCTTCCGGCATCTACCGTATCGACGTCCTTCCCGCCAAGGACATGAACGTGCTCGACAACATGCGGGAATTCGTCCATGAAGTCCGCAACGCCTATCCGGACATCACCGGCCTGCCGGTGATCTACATCGAATCAATGGCGGTGATCATCGCTTCCTTCAAACAGGCGTTCGCCAGCGCCGTGGTCCTCATCAGCGGACTGCTGCTGCTGCTCTTGCGCAACGGCCGCGACACCTTCCTGGTACTGCTGCCGTTAGGGCTGGGTGCGCTGCTCACCGGTGCCGCCATGGCGGTTCTGGATCTGCCCTTCAATTACGCCAACGTCATCGTCCTGCCCCTGCTGTTCGGCCTCGGGGTGGACAACGGCATCCACATGATCCACCGCATGCACCAGCTGCCGACGGGCGATTCGATCTTGACCACCAGCACCGCCCGCGGCATATTCTTCAGCGCGCTGACGACCCTGTTCAGCTTCGCCAGCCTGGGCTTCGTCTCCCATGCGGGGATCGCCAGCATCGGGCAGCTTCTGACCGTTGGTCTGATTCTCAATCTGCTGTGTACCTTCTTCGTTCTTCCGGCCTTTGCGGCCACTACCGCGGAAACACGCCCATGA
- a CDS encoding phosphorylase, with protein sequence MLGIIVALPIEARTLTRSPVPLGRAIDLAAGVRLMVTGMGREQALAGAARLHRAGVTALLNWGCAAALRPGVEAGRLLLPAECVLPHGERIGADPTWHRRLATALGALAPDTGPLAGTATVLATGAAKRALADRSGAAAADMESAFLAAWAGGRNLPFAAVRAVADTADTAIPAAVTDATDACGRIDLRRLLAALLGQPGQVPMLLRLGRQFGAARRQLRQAATVLHPLHFCRS encoded by the coding sequence GTGCTAGGCATCATCGTCGCCCTGCCGATCGAGGCCCGCACCCTGACACGCTCGCCCGTCCCCCTGGGACGGGCGATTGATTTGGCGGCGGGGGTACGGCTCATGGTCACCGGCATGGGCCGCGAGCAGGCCCTGGCAGGTGCCGCCCGGCTCCACCGGGCCGGCGTCACCGCCCTGCTCAACTGGGGCTGTGCGGCGGCCCTGCGGCCCGGCGTCGAAGCCGGCCGCCTGCTGCTGCCGGCGGAATGCGTCCTCCCCCACGGGGAGCGGATCGGCGCCGATCCCACCTGGCACCGGCGCCTGGCCACCGCCTTGGGCGCTCTTGCGCCCGACACCGGGCCGCTGGCGGGCACCGCAACCGTACTGGCGACCGGTGCGGCGAAACGCGCCCTGGCCGACCGTAGCGGGGCTGCTGCCGCCGACATGGAAAGCGCCTTCCTGGCCGCCTGGGCTGGCGGGCGGAATCTTCCCTTTGCCGCCGTCCGCGCCGTGGCCGACACCGCCGACACGGCGATTCCCGCCGCCGTCACCGACGCCACCGACGCCTGCGGCAGAATCGACCTCCGGCGTCTGCTAGCCGCCCTGCTGGGCCAGCCTGGCCAGGTGCCGATGCTGCTCCGTCTGGGCCGCCAGTTCGGCGCCGCCCGACGGCAGCTGCGACAGGCCGCGACCGTCCTCCACCCCCTTCATTTCTGCAGGTCATGA